In a genomic window of Micromonospora cremea:
- a CDS encoding Fpg/Nei family DNA glycosylase has product MPEGHTIHRLAARHAELFVGDKLHAASPQGRFAEGAARLSGAVLEDTEAYGKHLLHHYAGDLTLHVHLGLYGKFADGSGEPPEPVGQVRLRLASDRHWLDLRGPTACELLTPPEVSALRGRLGPDPLRPDADPERAYARISRSPTPLAALLLDQSVVAGTGLIFVTEALFRAGLPPTLPGRQLTRAGWDALWADLVGLMRLAAEHGRIDTVRDAHLPEAMGRPPRMDRHGGEVYVYRRPGAPCHVCGAEVSRGELAGRNLYWCRTCQPA; this is encoded by the coding sequence GTGCCAGAGGGACACACGATTCATCGCCTGGCGGCCCGGCATGCCGAGCTGTTCGTCGGGGACAAGCTGCACGCCGCCAGCCCGCAGGGCCGCTTCGCCGAGGGCGCCGCCCGGCTCTCCGGCGCCGTCCTGGAGGACACCGAGGCGTACGGCAAGCACCTGCTGCACCACTACGCCGGCGATTTGACGCTGCACGTGCACCTCGGGCTGTACGGGAAGTTCGCCGACGGGTCGGGGGAGCCGCCGGAGCCGGTCGGCCAGGTACGGCTGCGGTTGGCCAGCGACCGGCACTGGCTCGACCTGCGTGGTCCGACCGCCTGCGAGCTGCTCACCCCGCCCGAGGTGTCCGCGCTGCGGGGCCGCCTCGGGCCGGACCCACTGCGACCGGACGCCGACCCGGAGCGGGCGTACGCCCGGATCTCCCGCAGCCCGACGCCGCTGGCCGCGCTGCTGCTGGACCAGTCGGTGGTGGCCGGCACCGGCCTGATCTTCGTGACCGAGGCGCTGTTCCGGGCCGGGTTGCCGCCGACGCTGCCGGGGCGGCAGCTGACCCGGGCCGGCTGGGACGCGCTCTGGGCCGACCTGGTCGGGCTGATGCGGCTCGCGGCCGAGCACGGCCGGATCGACACCGTGCGCGACGCGCACCTGCCGGAGGCGATGGGTCGTCCGCCCCGAATGGACCGGCACGGCGGCGAGGTGTACGTCTACCGTCGCCCCGGCGCGCCCTGCCACGTCTGCGGCGCCGAGGTCAGCCGCGGCGAGCTGGCCGGCCGCAACCTCTACTGGTGCCGTACCTGCCAGCCCGCCTGA
- a CDS encoding DMT family transporter produces the protein MVRIPSLSRRPEPEPTRDENLDGRIDGRDTPVTDREGTTVTGNRSDDGTSRPMVTDRDADQATYRSTAAPTEQAGEAERRASERAAVARAATARPAETEPRVGAAPVSTPGRIADRDAEPDRTTRRPDTTDRVPTDRTLDPTPDRTAPEPPVTRGPKPRASLLATLGLIVAVVGALFVLTGTLAGYGIGLGALGAVLSVLGLIATRRRHIAGKTDALFGVLIGLAAVVLGVLAMTGQFAWPTTDGDWVQRFREWLDSQFVDRF, from the coding sequence GTGGTCAGGATTCCTTCGCTGTCCCGCCGGCCCGAGCCGGAACCGACACGGGACGAGAACCTCGACGGCCGCATTGACGGTCGCGACACCCCGGTCACCGACCGGGAAGGCACGACGGTGACCGGAAACCGGTCGGACGACGGCACCAGCCGCCCGATGGTCACCGACCGGGACGCCGACCAGGCGACGTACCGAAGCACCGCCGCGCCCACCGAGCAGGCCGGCGAGGCCGAGCGGCGGGCGAGCGAGCGGGCGGCGGTTGCCCGAGCCGCCACCGCCCGGCCGGCAGAGACCGAGCCCCGAGTCGGCGCCGCCCCGGTGTCAACCCCCGGGCGCATCGCCGACCGGGACGCCGAGCCCGACCGCACGACCCGGCGACCCGACACGACGGACCGGGTCCCGACCGACCGGACTCTCGACCCGACCCCCGACCGGACCGCGCCGGAGCCGCCGGTGACGCGCGGCCCGAAGCCGCGGGCCAGCCTGCTCGCCACCCTCGGCCTGATCGTCGCGGTCGTCGGCGCGCTCTTCGTGCTGACCGGCACCCTGGCCGGGTACGGCATCGGGCTCGGCGCCCTCGGCGCGGTGCTCTCGGTGCTCGGCCTGATCGCCACCCGCCGCCGGCACATCGCCGGCAAGACCGACGCGCTGTTCGGCGTGCTGATCGGACTGGCCGCGGTGGTGCTCGGCGTGCTGGCGATGACCGGTCAGTTCGCCTGGCCGACCACCGACGGCGACTGGGTACAGCGCTTCCGGGAGTGGCTCGACTCACAGTTTGTCGATCGTTTCTAG
- the ddaH gene encoding dimethylargininase encodes MDATSQRLLMCRPTYFAVDYAINPWMDPSAPVDAALAVRQWEQLRQTYRDLGHTVEEITPVPGLPDMVFAANGGTVIDGKAMAVQFRDPQRADEAPAYRAWFEAAGFEMYDPKHVNEGEGDVLLAGDHLLAGTGFRTAHASHTQLQEVFGYPVITMQLVDPRFYHLDTALTVLDERTVAYLPEAFSPGSQAVLRRLFPDAVHATMADAEVLGLNAVSDGRHVVLPAQATDLAAKLRDRGYETIGVDLSELRKAGGGPKCCTLRLRQGKASK; translated from the coding sequence ATGGACGCCACCAGCCAGCGCCTGTTGATGTGCCGGCCGACGTACTTCGCCGTCGACTACGCGATCAACCCCTGGATGGACCCGAGTGCGCCGGTCGACGCCGCGCTGGCCGTCCGGCAGTGGGAGCAGCTGCGCCAGACGTACCGCGACCTGGGCCACACCGTCGAGGAGATCACTCCGGTGCCCGGCCTGCCCGACATGGTCTTCGCCGCCAACGGCGGCACCGTGATCGACGGCAAGGCGATGGCCGTGCAGTTCCGCGACCCGCAGCGCGCCGACGAGGCGCCGGCCTACCGGGCCTGGTTCGAGGCCGCCGGCTTCGAGATGTACGACCCGAAGCACGTCAACGAGGGCGAGGGTGACGTCCTGCTGGCCGGCGACCACCTGCTGGCCGGCACCGGCTTCCGCACCGCGCACGCCTCGCACACCCAGTTGCAGGAGGTCTTCGGCTACCCGGTGATCACCATGCAGCTGGTCGACCCGCGCTTCTACCACCTGGACACCGCGCTGACCGTGCTCGACGAGCGGACCGTGGCGTACCTGCCCGAGGCGTTCTCCCCCGGCAGCCAGGCCGTGCTGCGCCGGCTCTTCCCCGACGCCGTGCACGCCACCATGGCCGACGCCGAGGTGCTGGGACTGAACGCGGTCAGCGACGGGCGGCACGTGGTGCTGCCCGCGCAGGCCACCGACCTGGCCGCCAAGCTGCGCGACCGGGGCTACGAGACCATCGGTGTCGACCTGTCCGAGCTGCGTAAGGCCGGCGGCGGACCGAAGTGTTGCACGCTGCGACTCCGTCAGGGAAAGGCAAGCAAGTGA
- the rocD gene encoding ornithine--oxo-acid transaminase, with product MVDDILRTPGAVRDAERWTAHNYHPLPVVISSAEGSWLTDVDGRRYLDCLAGYSALNFGHRHPQLIAAAHAQLDRLTLTSRAFIHDQFADFCRELAELCGKDLVLPMNTGAEAVETGIKVARKWGYQVKGVAADQANIVVAEGNFHGRTTTIVSFSTDEDARADFGPYTPGFTVVPYGDLEALAAAIDENTVAVLLEPIQGEQGVVVPPEGYLPGVRQVCTERNVLFIADEIQSGLGRTGATFACDHEGVVPDMYLLGKALGGGIVPVSAVAANADVLGVLKPGQHGSTFGGNPLACAVAIEVVRLLATGEFQRRSAELGERLRAGLEGLVGKGLVAVRVRGLWAGLDIDPALMSGREACERLAERGVLAKDTHGSTIRLAPPLVITEEEIDLAVAQLAAVLTA from the coding sequence ATCGTGGATGACATCCTGCGGACGCCGGGAGCGGTCCGGGACGCCGAGCGCTGGACGGCGCACAACTACCACCCGCTGCCGGTAGTGATCTCGTCGGCGGAGGGCTCCTGGCTCACCGACGTGGACGGCCGGCGCTACCTGGACTGCCTGGCCGGCTACTCCGCGCTCAACTTCGGCCACCGGCACCCGCAGCTGATCGCCGCCGCGCACGCGCAGCTGGACCGGCTGACGCTGACCAGCCGGGCGTTCATCCACGACCAGTTCGCCGACTTCTGTCGGGAGCTGGCCGAGCTGTGCGGCAAGGACCTGGTGCTGCCGATGAACACCGGCGCCGAGGCGGTCGAGACCGGGATCAAGGTGGCCCGCAAGTGGGGCTACCAGGTCAAGGGCGTGGCCGCCGACCAGGCCAACATCGTGGTGGCCGAGGGCAACTTCCACGGCCGGACCACCACCATCGTGAGCTTCTCCACCGACGAGGACGCCCGCGCCGACTTCGGGCCGTACACCCCGGGCTTCACCGTGGTCCCGTACGGCGATCTGGAGGCGCTGGCCGCCGCGATCGACGAGAACACCGTGGCCGTGCTGCTGGAGCCGATCCAGGGCGAGCAGGGCGTGGTGGTGCCGCCGGAGGGCTACCTGCCGGGTGTGCGCCAGGTGTGCACCGAGCGCAACGTGCTCTTCATCGCCGACGAGATCCAGTCCGGCCTGGGGCGTACCGGTGCGACCTTCGCCTGTGACCACGAGGGCGTCGTACCGGACATGTACCTGCTGGGCAAGGCGCTCGGCGGCGGCATCGTGCCGGTCTCCGCGGTGGCCGCGAACGCCGACGTGCTCGGCGTGCTCAAGCCCGGCCAGCACGGCTCCACCTTCGGTGGCAACCCGCTGGCCTGCGCGGTGGCGATCGAAGTGGTCCGGCTGCTGGCCACCGGCGAGTTCCAGCGCCGCTCGGCCGAGCTGGGCGAGCGGCTGCGGGCCGGCCTGGAGGGGCTGGTCGGCAAGGGCCTCGTCGCGGTACGCGTCCGCGGTCTCTGGGCCGGTCTGGACATCGACCCGGCGCTGATGAGCGGGCGGGAGGCGTGTGAGCGGCTCGCCGAGCGCGGCGTGCTCGCCAAGGACACCCACGGCTCCACCATCCGTCTCGCCCCGCCGCTGGTGATCACCGAAGAGGAGATCGACCTCGCGGTGGCCCAACTCGCAGCCGTACTCACCGCCTAA
- a CDS encoding FHA domain-containing protein: MRFEISKVLDAIEGRVCTDPSLARAVLDLAEVIRYQDLDGGRPASLLRLGMVIDALSRELEEDSVQVYAVVHRALLSDADLTSNERMVVRRWADDGLVEVLDNPGDRMLEVADLLGLPVLSRVRFDGLRGRFPWLVEQPGRLLAPVPGAGGPAFIAHVGGGHSPVTGTRSPTGAKLLARQWRCPEPGCALFGGGGGGGAFADLARVERSPAGQPPPALRGGVPTCPRHGVRLGDGGPRPRTEVLAVRVGGLVRRRFVLSEEQPVVAGRAPEQDGGIMLGQWLNDEARRWISRGHVRFELRVGEVIVTDVSTNGSGIRPAGSMAEAARVALAPQQSRVLGEGDMVELYPGVQIGRAEELPTGAPFTPTSVMAEAPTMAMRLPRA, encoded by the coding sequence ATGAGGTTCGAGATCAGCAAGGTGCTGGACGCCATCGAGGGCCGGGTCTGCACGGACCCGTCGCTGGCCCGTGCGGTCCTCGACCTGGCCGAAGTGATCCGCTACCAGGACCTCGACGGCGGCCGGCCGGCCAGCCTGCTGCGGCTCGGCATGGTCATCGACGCGCTCTCCCGTGAGCTCGAGGAGGACAGCGTCCAGGTGTACGCGGTGGTGCACCGGGCACTGCTCTCCGACGCCGACCTCACCTCCAACGAGCGGATGGTGGTCCGCCGCTGGGCCGACGACGGGCTCGTCGAGGTGCTCGACAACCCGGGCGACCGGATGCTGGAGGTCGCCGACCTGCTCGGGCTGCCGGTGCTCAGCCGGGTCCGCTTCGACGGGCTGCGCGGGCGGTTCCCGTGGCTGGTCGAGCAGCCCGGTCGGTTGCTCGCCCCGGTGCCCGGCGCCGGCGGACCGGCGTTCATCGCACACGTCGGCGGCGGGCACTCGCCGGTAACCGGCACCCGCTCGCCGACCGGGGCGAAGCTGCTGGCCCGCCAGTGGCGCTGCCCCGAGCCAGGCTGCGCGCTCTTCGGTGGCGGTGGTGGAGGCGGCGCGTTCGCCGACCTTGCCCGGGTGGAGCGCAGCCCGGCCGGGCAGCCGCCGCCCGCGCTGCGCGGTGGCGTACCGACCTGCCCCCGGCACGGCGTACGGCTCGGCGACGGCGGCCCCCGGCCGCGTACGGAGGTGCTCGCGGTACGCGTCGGTGGTCTGGTCCGGCGGCGGTTCGTGCTCAGCGAGGAGCAGCCGGTGGTCGCCGGCCGGGCCCCGGAGCAGGACGGCGGGATCATGCTCGGGCAGTGGCTCAACGACGAGGCCCGACGGTGGATCAGCCGTGGCCACGTCCGCTTCGAGCTGCGGGTCGGCGAGGTCATCGTGACCGACGTCAGCACCAACGGCTCCGGCATCCGACCGGCAGGCTCGATGGCCGAGGCGGCCCGCGTCGCCCTGGCCCCGCAGCAGTCCCGCGTGCTGGGTGAGGGCGACATGGTGGAGCTCTACCCCGGGGTGCAGATCGGCCGGGCCGAGGAACTGCCCACCGGCGCCCCCTTCACCCCCACCTCAGTGATGGCCGAAGCCCCCACCATGGCGATGCGCCTACCCCGCGCCTAA
- a CDS encoding 4a-hydroxytetrahydrobiopterin dehydratase, which produces MADLLTAEAVRDDLGGLTGWSGDGTGITRTVELPSFPAAIAVVDRVAGAAEELDHHPDIDIRWRTLTFRCVTHSAGGVTHRDIDLARRIDEIIRSAR; this is translated from the coding sequence ATGGCAGACCTGCTCACCGCGGAAGCGGTGCGAGACGACCTGGGCGGGCTGACGGGCTGGTCGGGCGACGGCACCGGGATCACCCGCACGGTGGAGCTGCCCAGCTTCCCGGCGGCCATCGCGGTGGTCGACCGGGTGGCCGGAGCGGCCGAGGAACTGGACCACCACCCCGACATCGACATTCGCTGGCGCACGCTGACCTTCCGCTGCGTCACCCACTCGGCCGGCGGGGTCACCCACCGCGACATCGACCTCGCCCGCCGGATCGACGAGATCATCCGGAGTGCCCGATGA
- a CDS encoding fatty acid desaturase family protein yields the protein MALGAVAEPPVRRRGSDYAQLSRRISQAGLLERRPGWYVARILLTLGAFVAGWVAVFLVGDSWWQLPLAAVMAVATTQVAFLGHDAGHRQMFRRRGPSELVGLFAGNVAVGISYGWWVDKHNRHHANPNHEDEDPDVGAGALVWTPEQALETRGFGRWMAKRQAYFFFPMLLLEGLSLHVASIRAIVGRGPDGRYTTPMRHRAVEAGLLLAHTAGYVALLLAVMSPGKALLFAAVHQALWGLYMGCAFAPNHKGMPMPTAEDELDFLRKQVLTSRNVRGSRLVDTALGGLNYQIEHHLFPNMPRANLRRAQPIVRAYCVEQGIPYAETGLVESYRQALGHLHEVGQPLRG from the coding sequence ATGGCGCTCGGAGCGGTGGCAGAACCGCCGGTACGACGGCGAGGCAGTGACTACGCACAGCTGTCCCGGCGGATCAGCCAGGCGGGTCTGCTGGAGCGGCGTCCCGGCTGGTACGTCGCCCGCATCCTGCTCACCCTCGGTGCCTTCGTGGCCGGCTGGGTCGCCGTGTTCCTCGTCGGTGACTCCTGGTGGCAGCTGCCGCTCGCGGCCGTGATGGCGGTGGCCACGACCCAGGTCGCGTTCCTCGGTCACGACGCCGGGCACCGCCAGATGTTCCGTCGACGCGGTCCCAGCGAGCTGGTGGGGCTGTTCGCCGGCAACGTGGCGGTGGGGATCAGCTACGGCTGGTGGGTCGACAAGCACAACCGGCACCACGCCAACCCGAACCACGAGGATGAGGACCCGGACGTCGGCGCGGGGGCCCTGGTGTGGACGCCGGAGCAGGCGCTGGAGACCCGCGGGTTCGGCCGCTGGATGGCCAAGCGGCAGGCATACTTCTTCTTCCCGATGCTGCTGCTCGAAGGGCTGAGCCTGCACGTGGCGAGCATCCGCGCGATCGTCGGCCGGGGACCGGACGGCCGGTACACCACCCCGATGCGGCACCGGGCGGTCGAGGCGGGCCTGCTCCTCGCGCACACCGCCGGTTACGTCGCGCTGCTGCTGGCGGTCATGTCGCCGGGAAAGGCGCTACTCTTCGCCGCCGTGCACCAGGCGCTGTGGGGCCTCTACATGGGCTGCGCGTTCGCGCCGAACCACAAGGGCATGCCGATGCCGACCGCTGAGGACGAGCTGGACTTCCTGCGCAAGCAGGTGCTGACCTCCCGCAACGTGCGGGGCAGCCGGTTGGTGGACACCGCGCTCGGTGGGCTCAACTACCAGATCGAGCACCACCTGTTCCCGAACATGCCCCGGGCCAACCTGCGCCGGGCACAGCCGATCGTCCGCGCCTACTGCGTCGAGCAGGGCATCCCGTACGCCGAGACCGGGCTGGTCGAGTCGTACCGGCAGGCCCTCGGCCACCTGCACGAGGTGGGGCAGCCGCTGCGCGGCTGA
- a CDS encoding SCO7613 C-terminal domain-containing membrane protein yields the protein MDDTGYPCPACGAPADLSAGCGGCRRPPDPIAAEVVRLGREVARLGPEVERACRTYAELAGRLAASSRRRDELAAVVRAGLAASVTARPASFTGTPSGSGVVDGPGMPAAAGASAPGAAETSTRTVQGLLFVLGGLLLGTAAVVFTAVAWAAVGVGGRALILAAVTALALAVPLLAVRRGLRGTAETFAAVGLLLVVLDGYAAWSVDLAGVAGWPGSRYAALVGGASAAVATAYARWSRLTGPWFAALLAAQPVLPMLAVEARPGAGGWALVLLGVALLDLAVLAGLKNGRGRPNLAGRVLAGVGHVAALVGAAGCALVPLLLGRAADSPLLAGVPLVLVALTGLGAAGLVGGRVLRAVAAGLLVPVLAVALLRPMAELRPSLLLLAAATVALGLAGAIGLLPVGWRTGPRAGALLIAAGTVQIAVLITGGLAVAAAGRSLPPWQGAGTGSELDWGWQVAPALVLALGATALLLPRGARVPFATAGAVAVLLALPAGWTAAWPAVVAVDLVGGAVLLLAVLARPALRPTTLLTGALGGAVLLGHGLLVALAAPAGALVALGTITVLGLALAVRRAAGSYRRVAGTGLLVAQVALPGVAALALFTAGAPPWWQARAALAAAALPLVALLATRRHRVELTGYAVSGAVVAVSVPGLAPLVVAGNEPLAPYAALAALGVALVARWDLPGTGDQPDGSREQVTTAVPTAGDHEPAGSSSPAGSPVTGREALLAVAGVVLTAVAVLAALPALLTALTAPYGSRGPVWSGVPTVVADPTALPAGLALVVLAVAAVLAARGVRPPLLRALPFGAAALPVLLVAVGAPWPVLPAAVLLAGVAALLLAALAVPRPALASIAVPVGVVLAAAGVVGLLATRAGTLAAESVVLVAAVVVAVGARNAEVRVTGCLAAVGAASALAVTAPLAGGLPLRAAAYPLLAVAALVLAIAAATSPPEATRGSSSARVLVGRVLDAAAQAVALVAVVLAVEVARHIATVCVLWGVAVALRLLRRGEPVARRWSFAAIAGGSELLGAWVLLAAGGVTVLEAYTLPAAALALGAGLLALRTRPGLTSWPALGPGLVAALLPSLVSVLAGPDPQPWRRLLLGAAALGAVLAGATRRWQAPVLLGGGVLAVLALHELARGWDLLPRWIYLGAGGLALIGLAASYERRRRDLARLRDVVARLG from the coding sequence GTGGACGACACCGGCTATCCCTGCCCCGCCTGCGGCGCCCCGGCCGACCTGAGCGCCGGTTGCGGCGGCTGCCGCCGTCCGCCTGACCCGATCGCTGCCGAGGTGGTCCGGCTGGGCCGGGAGGTCGCGCGGCTCGGACCGGAGGTGGAACGGGCCTGCCGGACGTACGCCGAGCTGGCCGGGCGGCTGGCGGCCAGTTCCCGGCGGCGGGACGAGTTGGCCGCGGTCGTTCGCGCCGGGTTGGCGGCGTCCGTCACGGCGCGCCCGGCGTCGTTCACCGGAACGCCCAGCGGCTCGGGGGTGGTCGACGGGCCGGGAATGCCGGCCGCTGCGGGGGCCTCGGCGCCGGGCGCGGCGGAGACGTCGACCCGGACGGTTCAGGGCCTGCTCTTCGTCCTCGGTGGACTGCTGCTGGGCACCGCGGCGGTGGTCTTCACCGCGGTGGCCTGGGCGGCGGTGGGGGTCGGTGGACGGGCGCTGATCCTGGCGGCGGTCACCGCGCTCGCCCTGGCCGTCCCGTTGCTGGCGGTCCGCCGGGGGTTGCGTGGCACGGCGGAGACGTTCGCCGCGGTGGGGCTGCTGCTGGTGGTGCTGGACGGCTACGCGGCCTGGTCGGTGGACCTGGCTGGTGTGGCCGGCTGGCCGGGCAGCAGGTACGCCGCGCTGGTCGGGGGGGCCAGCGCGGCGGTCGCCACGGCGTACGCCCGGTGGAGCCGGTTGACCGGGCCCTGGTTCGCCGCGCTGCTGGCCGCCCAGCCGGTGCTGCCGATGCTCGCCGTGGAGGCGCGGCCGGGTGCGGGTGGCTGGGCGCTGGTCCTGCTCGGGGTGGCGCTGCTGGACCTGGCCGTGCTGGCCGGGCTGAAAAACGGGAGAGGGCGCCCCAATCTGGCCGGCCGGGTGCTGGCCGGGGTCGGGCACGTCGCCGCGTTGGTCGGTGCCGCTGGGTGCGCCCTGGTGCCCCTGCTGCTCGGCCGGGCGGCCGATTCACCGCTGCTGGCCGGGGTGCCGCTGGTGCTGGTCGCGCTGACCGGGCTCGGCGCGGCCGGGCTGGTCGGGGGACGCGTGCTGCGGGCGGTGGCCGCCGGCTTGCTGGTGCCGGTGCTCGCTGTCGCGCTGCTGCGCCCGATGGCCGAGCTGCGGCCGTCGTTGCTGCTGCTCGCGGCGGCCACGGTGGCCCTCGGGCTGGCCGGCGCGATAGGGCTGCTGCCGGTCGGCTGGCGGACCGGCCCACGCGCCGGGGCGCTGTTGATCGCGGCCGGCACGGTGCAGATCGCGGTGCTGATCACCGGCGGGCTGGCGGTCGCCGCCGCCGGCCGGTCGCTGCCGCCGTGGCAGGGTGCCGGGACGGGGTCGGAGCTGGACTGGGGCTGGCAGGTGGCACCCGCTCTGGTGTTGGCGCTCGGCGCGACGGCCCTGCTGCTGCCCCGGGGCGCGCGGGTGCCGTTCGCCACGGCCGGCGCGGTGGCCGTGCTGCTCGCCCTGCCCGCCGGCTGGACGGCCGCCTGGCCGGCCGTGGTGGCCGTGGACCTGGTCGGCGGGGCTGTGCTGCTGCTCGCGGTGCTGGCCCGACCGGCCCTTCGGCCGACCACGCTGCTCACCGGGGCGCTCGGCGGCGCCGTCCTGCTCGGGCACGGCCTGCTGGTGGCCCTGGCCGCTCCGGCCGGTGCCCTGGTGGCGCTCGGGACGATCACCGTGCTCGGCCTGGCGCTCGCCGTGCGCCGGGCCGCCGGGTCGTACCGGCGGGTGGCCGGCACGGGTCTGCTGGTCGCGCAGGTCGCGCTGCCCGGGGTCGCCGCGCTGGCGCTGTTCACCGCGGGCGCGCCGCCCTGGTGGCAGGCACGGGCCGCGCTGGCCGCCGCCGCGCTGCCGCTGGTCGCGCTGCTCGCGACGCGTCGCCACCGGGTGGAGCTGACCGGGTACGCGGTGAGCGGCGCCGTTGTCGCGGTGAGCGTGCCCGGCCTGGCGCCGCTGGTCGTGGCGGGTAACGAGCCGCTCGCGCCGTACGCCGCGCTGGCGGCGCTGGGCGTCGCGCTCGTCGCCCGGTGGGACCTGCCGGGGACCGGCGATCAACCGGACGGATCGCGGGAGCAGGTCACCACGGCGGTGCCGACAGCCGGCGACCACGAGCCGGCCGGGTCGAGCAGTCCGGCGGGGTCGCCGGTGACCGGTCGGGAGGCTCTGCTGGCGGTGGCCGGCGTCGTGCTGACGGCGGTCGCGGTGCTGGCCGCGCTACCGGCGCTGCTGACCGCGCTCACCGCGCCGTACGGCAGCCGGGGTCCGGTCTGGTCGGGAGTTCCCACGGTCGTCGCCGACCCGACGGCGCTGCCCGCCGGGCTGGCGCTGGTCGTGCTGGCGGTGGCCGCCGTGCTGGCGGCTCGGGGGGTCCGCCCGCCGCTGCTGCGCGCGCTGCCGTTCGGCGCGGCCGCGCTGCCGGTGCTGCTCGTCGCGGTCGGCGCGCCCTGGCCGGTGCTGCCGGCCGCCGTCCTGCTCGCCGGGGTTGCCGCGCTGCTGCTCGCCGCTCTGGCCGTGCCCCGCCCGGCTCTCGCGTCGATCGCCGTGCCGGTGGGGGTGGTGCTGGCCGCCGCCGGCGTGGTGGGGCTGCTGGCCACCCGGGCCGGCACCCTCGCCGCCGAGAGCGTCGTGCTGGTGGCGGCGGTGGTCGTCGCCGTCGGAGCGCGGAACGCCGAGGTGCGTGTCACCGGTTGCCTCGCCGCGGTAGGGGCGGCGTCGGCGCTGGCGGTGACCGCCCCGCTCGCCGGAGGGCTGCCGCTCCGGGCGGCGGCGTACCCGCTGTTGGCGGTGGCCGCGCTGGTCCTGGCGATCGCCGCCGCGACCAGCCCACCCGAGGCGACCCGCGGGAGTTCGTCGGCGCGAGTCCTGGTCGGGCGGGTGCTGGACGCTGCCGCGCAGGCGGTGGCGCTGGTGGCGGTAGTGCTCGCCGTCGAGGTGGCGCGGCACATCGCGACCGTCTGCGTGCTCTGGGGTGTCGCCGTCGCGCTGCGGCTGCTGCGCCGGGGTGAGCCGGTCGCCCGGCGGTGGTCGTTCGCCGCCATCGCCGGCGGCAGCGAGCTGCTCGGGGCGTGGGTGCTGCTGGCAGCCGGCGGGGTGACCGTGCTGGAGGCGTACACCCTGCCGGCTGCGGCGCTCGCCCTCGGCGCGGGGCTGCTGGCACTGCGCACCCGGCCCGGTCTGACCAGCTGGCCCGCGCTCGGTCCGGGGCTGGTCGCGGCGTTGCTGCCGAGCCTGGTGTCGGTGCTGGCCGGGCCGGACCCGCAGCCGTGGCGGCGGCTGCTTCTCGGCGCGGCGGCGCTGGGCGCGGTGCTGGCCGGCGCCACCCGCCGCTGGCAGGCCCCGGTGCTGCTCGGCGGCGGCGTGCTGGCGGTGCTGGCGCTGCACGAGTTGGCCCGTGGCTGGGACCTGCTGCCCCGGTGGATCTACCTGGGCGCCGGCGGGCTGGCGTTGATCGGGCTCGCCGCGAGCTACGAGCGGCGACGGCGTGATCTGGCCCGGCTGCGCGACGTGGTGGCCCGGCTGGGCTGA
- the cutA gene encoding divalent-cation tolerance protein CutA codes for MDQICVVTTVVDARSVADVLAAAAVAGRLAACAQVGGQVDSTYWWRSGVETSTEWSVHFKTAPDRLSALVEQIRASHPYEVPEILVSRVESGGPNYATWVHEHTRP; via the coding sequence GTGGATCAGATCTGCGTGGTGACGACGGTGGTGGATGCCCGTTCGGTCGCCGACGTGCTGGCGGCCGCGGCCGTCGCCGGACGGCTCGCCGCCTGCGCTCAGGTCGGCGGTCAGGTGGACAGCACCTACTGGTGGCGGTCCGGAGTGGAGACCAGCACCGAGTGGTCGGTGCATTTCAAGACCGCACCCGACCGGCTCTCCGCGCTCGTGGAGCAGATCCGGGCCAGCCACCCGTACGAGGTTCCGGAGATTCTGGTGTCCAGGGTGGAGAGCGGCGGCCCCAACTACGCCACCTGGGTGCACGAGCACACCCGCCCCTGA